The following are encoded in a window of Staphylospora marina genomic DNA:
- the ftsE gene encoding cell division ATP-binding protein FtsE — translation MIEMHDVWKIYPNGVEALRGINVRIDQGEFVYVVGPSGAGKSTFIKLMYREEKPTHGVVLINGVNVKRVRDWKIPHVRRKIGIVFQDFKLLPHLTAFENVAFAMEAIETPRRKIKPRVMEVLELVGLADRMHALPSQLSGGEQQRVAIARAIVNNPTFIIADEPTGNLDPENSWDIMYLLEEINNRGTTVVMATHNKEIVNTMRQRVIAIEQGVIVRDELGGEYGYED, via the coding sequence GTGATCGAGATGCACGATGTTTGGAAGATTTATCCCAACGGAGTGGAAGCGCTCAGGGGAATCAACGTCCGCATCGACCAAGGCGAATTCGTCTACGTCGTGGGACCGAGCGGCGCCGGCAAAAGTACGTTCATCAAGCTCATGTACCGGGAAGAAAAGCCGACTCACGGAGTGGTGCTGATCAACGGCGTGAACGTCAAGCGCGTACGCGACTGGAAAATTCCCCATGTTCGCCGGAAAATCGGAATCGTGTTCCAGGATTTCAAACTGTTGCCTCATCTGACGGCGTTTGAAAACGTGGCATTTGCGATGGAGGCGATCGAGACGCCCCGTCGAAAAATCAAGCCGCGCGTGATGGAAGTGCTGGAGCTGGTCGGATTGGCGGACCGGATGCATGCGCTGCCGTCCCAGCTGTCCGGCGGTGAACAGCAACGGGTGGCGATCGCCCGGGCGATCGTCAACAACCCGACGTTCATCATCGCGGACGAGCCCACGGGAAACCTGGACCCGGAAAACTCGTGGGACATCATGTATTTGCTCGAAGAGATCAACAACCGTGGCACCACCGTCGTCATGGCCACGCACAACAAGGAAATCGTCAACACCATGCGCCAGCGTGTGATCGCCATCGAGCAGGGCGTGATCGTGCGCGACGAGTTGGGAGGTGAGTACGGCTATGAAGATTGA
- a CDS encoding PDZ domain-containing protein: MKQWWTEWTGTVTDWVSSLPAAGYGIALWMLVAWVWAVTRHEKKRFGVTLKQPVILFFRLVFSGLLTGLIGSLLFAGLSFDIRGEDLWWIWGVSLVLSLATPRLACLGTVAGVLSLASLTLSVTGIPETGGEWIRSLAGFRAEPWLWLAGLLHLAEWILIRLDGLRGAYPVQTRERDGQSVYGWMLTGMWPVPLLLFDGVNWLAVPVLLAYGSRTLSRPVLRQNRLVSTLHFLYALLLCGFAALGEWGSAWVWTAAFFAVAGHEGLHWLLRFTERNLPRLYVSDERGLRVLAVLPGSPAARMGIKSGDVIVRFNGSNIRTVDELMHMSEHATWCKLEVLDEQGDRHIMKKTLYEDDPRNLGVIGTSGLSGQAESKEGGKEAAAHPGAEASGTAPTDGEVKTFRKGTGTEDG; the protein is encoded by the coding sequence TTGAAGCAGTGGTGGACGGAATGGACGGGAACGGTGACGGACTGGGTGTCTTCTCTCCCCGCTGCGGGATACGGAATCGCCCTGTGGATGTTGGTGGCCTGGGTCTGGGCGGTGACCCGTCATGAGAAAAAAAGGTTCGGCGTCACTCTCAAACAGCCCGTGATCCTGTTTTTTCGCCTGGTGTTCTCCGGATTGCTGACCGGACTGATCGGATCGCTTCTGTTTGCGGGCTTGTCCTTCGACATTCGCGGGGAGGATTTGTGGTGGATCTGGGGAGTCAGCCTGGTATTGTCCCTCGCAACTCCCAGATTGGCCTGCCTGGGGACGGTCGCGGGGGTTCTTTCCTTGGCTTCCCTGACGCTTTCCGTCACGGGAATCCCGGAAACGGGAGGCGAATGGATCCGTTCGCTCGCCGGATTCCGGGCCGAACCGTGGTTGTGGCTGGCGGGTCTGCTCCACTTGGCGGAATGGATCTTGATCCGGTTGGACGGACTTCGCGGTGCGTATCCCGTTCAAACGCGCGAAAGGGACGGTCAGTCCGTCTACGGGTGGATGTTGACGGGAATGTGGCCGGTGCCGCTTCTTCTGTTTGACGGAGTGAATTGGCTGGCCGTTCCGGTGTTGCTCGCCTACGGCAGCCGGACGCTGTCAAGACCCGTTCTCCGCCAAAATCGGCTGGTTTCCACGTTGCATTTCTTGTATGCACTCCTGCTGTGCGGATTTGCGGCTCTGGGAGAATGGGGATCGGCTTGGGTGTGGACGGCCGCATTCTTTGCCGTCGCGGGGCATGAAGGATTGCATTGGTTGCTCCGGTTCACCGAGCGGAACTTGCCTCGCCTGTATGTTTCCGATGAGCGGGGACTTCGCGTGCTGGCGGTGTTGCCGGGTTCACCGGCCGCGCGCATGGGAATCAAATCCGGTGATGTGATCGTCCGGTTCAACGGCTCGAACATCCGCACCGTGGATGAACTGATGCACATGTCCGAACACGCAACCTGGTGCAAACTCGAAGTGTTGGATGAGCAAGGGGATCGGCACATCATGAAAAAAACGCTGTACGAGGACGATCCGCGGAATCTGGGAGTGATCGGCACGTCGGGCCTCTCCGGGCAAGCGGAATCGAAAGAGGGAGGAAAAGAAGCGGCCGCTCACCCCGGAGCGGAGGCATCCGGCACAGCGCCGACGGACGGGGAAGTGAAAACCTTCCGCAAAGGAACCGGCACGGAGGACGGTTGA
- a CDS encoding murein hydrolase activator EnvC family protein, producing the protein MFRKGFVIMVAFCLGMSVMLTDVEAAGSSSDSQKLKEIQQNKKKTESELNKTQSSLKEKEEKVRELETQLGKMKDELAKHQQDLAENEKRLKEQEARFRAMLVRMYEKGESQYLVHLLTAESFSDFLQRFETVRLILKHERNTLDGYIETKQNIQKLMAAIQEQEEKLKPVYEEAKKELGEYQTLYKKQKSELAHLKHQEELTLEAIAEKNRLVAAANAGGSYGSGQLTWPTRPKGTITDYFGTRGGRHEGIDIGLPLGTPIVAADSGVVVLTKSNPGGYGYYVVIDHGNGLKTLYAHMYPSTVRVSVGQRVSKGQQIAEVGNNGKSTGPHLHFETHKNGRPVNPLSYY; encoded by the coding sequence GTGTTTCGCAAAGGTTTCGTCATCATGGTGGCTTTCTGTCTCGGGATGAGCGTGATGCTCACGGATGTCGAAGCAGCCGGAAGTTCTTCCGATTCGCAAAAGTTGAAAGAGATTCAACAAAACAAGAAAAAAACCGAGTCCGAGTTGAACAAAACCCAGTCATCCCTGAAAGAGAAGGAAGAGAAGGTCCGGGAGCTGGAAACCCAACTCGGCAAGATGAAAGACGAACTCGCCAAACATCAGCAGGACCTGGCGGAAAACGAGAAACGGCTGAAAGAACAAGAAGCCCGGTTCCGTGCGATGTTGGTCCGCATGTACGAAAAAGGGGAAAGCCAGTACCTGGTTCATCTCCTGACGGCGGAATCTTTCTCGGACTTTTTGCAGCGGTTCGAGACGGTCCGCCTGATCCTGAAACATGAGCGAAACACGTTGGACGGTTATATCGAAACCAAGCAAAACATCCAGAAACTGATGGCCGCGATCCAGGAACAGGAAGAGAAACTGAAGCCGGTCTATGAAGAGGCCAAAAAAGAGCTGGGTGAGTATCAAACGCTGTACAAGAAACAGAAATCCGAGTTGGCTCATCTGAAGCATCAGGAAGAGTTGACCCTGGAAGCCATTGCCGAGAAAAACCGTCTGGTGGCAGCCGCCAATGCCGGCGGGAGTTACGGATCCGGACAGTTGACCTGGCCGACGCGGCCAAAGGGAACCATCACCGATTACTTTGGTACCCGGGGCGGAAGACATGAGGGGATCGATATCGGGCTTCCGCTGGGAACGCCGATCGTCGCCGCCGACAGCGGCGTGGTCGTGCTGACCAAATCGAATCCGGGCGGTTACGGCTATTACGTCGTGATCGATCACGGCAACGGTCTGAAAACCTTGTATGCCCACATGTATCCCAGCACCGTTCGCGTCAGCGTGGGGCAGCGGGTTTCCAAGGGACAGCAGATCGCCGAAGTCGGAAACAACGGTAAATCTACCGGGCCTCATCTTCATTTTGAGACCCACAAAAACGGAAGACCCGTCAATCCCTTGAGTTATTACTGA
- a CDS encoding argininosuccinate synthase has translation MQKEKVILAYSGGLDTSVAIKWLNETYGYDVIAVALDVGEGKDLDFVKNKALKVGAVKSVVVDAKRWFADHFLIPALKANAMYEGKYPLVSALSRPLISQVLVEVAKAEGAVAVAHGCTGKGNDQVRFDVSVTALAPHLKVVAPVREWAMSRDEEIAYAEKHGIPIPVDLDNPFSIDQNLWGRSCECGELENPWTAPPEAAYEWTSSVENAPDTPDEIIISFEQGVPVRLNGEAMPFDELLAALNKLAGKHGVGRIDHVENRLVGIKSREVYECPGAITLITAHRELEFLTQPRDIARFKPVIEQKWAELVYDGLWFSPLKKALDAFIDQTQKPVTGDVRVKLFKGSVTVTGRTSPYSLYDEKLATYTADDEFDHQAAVGFIKLWGLPTNIYANVHMEDEKDETLGRALFQTDGSLGGGI, from the coding sequence ATGCAAAAAGAGAAAGTGATTCTCGCCTATTCCGGCGGTCTCGACACCTCGGTCGCCATCAAATGGCTGAATGAGACTTACGGGTATGACGTGATCGCCGTCGCATTGGACGTGGGGGAAGGGAAGGACCTGGATTTCGTGAAAAACAAGGCGCTCAAGGTGGGAGCGGTCAAATCGGTCGTGGTCGACGCCAAACGGTGGTTTGCCGATCATTTTCTCATTCCCGCGCTGAAGGCAAACGCGATGTATGAAGGCAAATATCCGCTGGTATCGGCGCTGTCCCGGCCGCTCATTTCCCAGGTGCTCGTGGAAGTGGCCAAGGCGGAGGGAGCCGTGGCCGTGGCGCACGGTTGCACCGGGAAGGGGAACGACCAGGTGCGCTTTGACGTTTCCGTCACCGCGCTGGCCCCGCATCTCAAAGTGGTGGCCCCGGTTCGCGAATGGGCGATGTCCCGGGATGAGGAGATCGCCTATGCGGAGAAACACGGCATTCCCATCCCGGTCGATTTGGACAATCCGTTCAGCATCGACCAGAACCTGTGGGGACGCAGCTGCGAATGCGGAGAGCTGGAAAATCCCTGGACGGCTCCTCCGGAAGCGGCGTACGAATGGACCTCCTCCGTCGAAAACGCTCCGGACACCCCCGATGAGATCATCATTTCCTTCGAACAAGGGGTGCCGGTCAGGCTGAACGGAGAAGCGATGCCGTTTGATGAACTTTTGGCCGCACTGAACAAGCTGGCCGGAAAGCACGGCGTGGGGCGGATCGACCATGTGGAAAACCGCCTGGTCGGCATCAAGTCGAGGGAAGTGTACGAATGTCCCGGGGCGATCACTCTCATCACCGCTCACCGTGAACTGGAGTTCCTGACCCAGCCCCGCGACATCGCCCGCTTCAAGCCGGTCATCGAGCAGAAATGGGCGGAACTGGTGTACGACGGTCTCTGGTTCTCGCCGCTGAAAAAGGCGCTGGACGCGTTCATTGACCAGACCCAGAAACCGGTCACCGGCGACGTGCGGGTGAAGCTGTTTAAGGGGAGTGTCACCGTGACCGGAAGAACCTCGCCGTATTCGCTGTACGATGAAAAACTGGCCACGTACACCGCGGATGACGAGTTTGATCACCAGGCGGCGGTCGGGTTCATCAAGCTGTGGGGATTGCCGACGAATATTTATGCAAATGTGCACATGGAGGACGAGAAGGATGAAACTCTGGGGCGGGCGCTTTTCCAAACCGACGGATCGCTGGGTGGAGGAATTTAA
- a CDS encoding murein hydrolase activator EnvC family protein, translating to MKPRMTRSLLAVVLSLSVFAGALVTVSGPVHADSSIDQKREDIKKRDRQIQALEKQKKQNEQQRAEVIRRMETIGRKLEELDQKIYGLQEKVIAGKQEVQELSKSLEDRQRRFRERMKHIYVKGEMYHLQMLLEAETFSDFLTRFGLVLDLVRADRKNIAEISAAKEELQSAQNVLEKDLAELQKQKEQSAALYGDLLAERKKHEQVIAAIEKEQGHLEQENEEAKKELAELVARASEEARRREQAGQITVAHTGGAFRWPVDGGVLTSKFGMRDNPVTGEHKLHKGIDIGAPMGTPIRAAASGEVLESRTSSGYGWIIILYHGNGLSTLYAHMYSNTVRVEKGQKVQAGQIIAEVGSNGNSTGPHLHFEVHKDGNPVDPMPYFR from the coding sequence ATGAAACCCCGAATGACCCGATCACTGCTTGCAGTCGTCCTCAGTCTGTCCGTTTTTGCGGGCGCCCTGGTGACGGTTTCCGGCCCGGTGCACGCGGATTCCTCCATTGATCAAAAACGGGAGGACATCAAGAAGCGGGACCGGCAAATCCAGGCGTTGGAAAAGCAAAAGAAACAGAACGAACAACAGCGGGCGGAAGTGATCCGCCGCATGGAGACCATCGGGCGCAAATTGGAAGAATTGGACCAAAAGATTTATGGCCTGCAGGAGAAAGTGATCGCCGGGAAGCAGGAGGTGCAGGAGCTCTCCAAAAGCCTGGAAGATCGCCAGCGGCGCTTCCGGGAGAGGATGAAACACATCTACGTCAAGGGAGAGATGTATCACCTGCAGATGCTTCTTGAGGCAGAGACCTTTTCCGATTTTCTGACACGATTCGGACTCGTGCTGGATCTGGTCCGGGCAGACCGGAAAAACATTGCCGAGATTTCCGCGGCGAAAGAGGAACTTCAGTCCGCCCAAAACGTTTTGGAAAAGGATTTGGCCGAACTTCAAAAGCAGAAGGAACAGTCTGCCGCTCTGTACGGCGATCTGCTTGCGGAGCGGAAAAAGCATGAACAGGTGATCGCCGCGATCGAGAAAGAACAAGGTCATCTGGAGCAGGAGAACGAAGAAGCCAAAAAGGAATTGGCCGAGCTGGTTGCCCGTGCCTCGGAGGAAGCCAGGCGTCGGGAACAGGCCGGTCAGATCACGGTCGCACATACGGGTGGAGCATTCCGCTGGCCGGTGGACGGGGGAGTGTTGACGTCCAAATTCGGCATGCGTGACAATCCGGTAACCGGTGAGCACAAATTGCACAAAGGCATTGACATCGGGGCTCCGATGGGAACCCCCATCAGAGCGGCCGCGTCGGGGGAGGTCCTTGAATCCAGAACTTCCTCCGGATACGGATGGATCATCATTTTGTATCACGGCAACGGGTTGTCCACGCTGTATGCCCACATGTACTCCAACACGGTGAGAGTGGAAAAAGGCCAAAAAGTCCAAGCGGGTCAAATCATCGCCGAGGTGGGCAGCAACGGCAATTCGACCGGCCCTCATCTCCACTTTGAAGTTCACAAGGACGGCAATCCCGTCGATCCGATGCCGTATTTCCGCTGA
- a CDS encoding S41 family peptidase, with amino-acid sequence MVFKGKTVAFLVAASVLLSSLGTAFVVGDGGLLDRLETGAFRSGGNGDFSDKMEKLEQAYMMIKQNYLHEVDDRKLIDGAISGMVESLGDPYSAYMNPQQANQFKADLQSKFTGIGAEVTMKNGRVTVVSPIKGSPAEKAGIRPEDQVLKVNGESLEGLDLTEAVSKIRGPKGSKAVLEISRPGERELLHITVIRDEISLQTVEAKMLDGKIGWIAISQFSESTADDFAKELKSLESQGMKGLVIDVRGNPGGLLNVVLDMGQQLLPKGKTIMMVEEGSGKRTVYKAGSVRGSKNPGIDEAKPYPIAVLTDKGSASASEILAAALRESGNYPVVGETSFGKGTVQTTMDFNDGSNLKLTMAKWLTPNGNWVDQQKGTKGIKPDVAVKPREFATAVPPHPSKPLKRDDNSTDVKNMQIILDALGFAPGRTDGYFDAKTEGAVKAFQKTHNLSQSGQLDAASAEKLREEFIALLRDPASDVQLQVAVQLVMKKSGP; translated from the coding sequence GTGGTATTCAAAGGAAAAACGGTCGCTTTTCTCGTTGCGGCATCGGTTCTGCTCAGCAGCTTGGGAACCGCGTTTGTCGTCGGTGACGGCGGACTCCTCGACCGGTTGGAGACGGGAGCCTTCCGCAGCGGCGGAAACGGCGATTTTTCCGACAAGATGGAAAAGCTGGAACAAGCCTACATGATGATCAAGCAGAACTATCTGCATGAAGTGGACGACCGGAAGCTGATCGACGGAGCCATTTCGGGCATGGTGGAATCTCTGGGCGATCCGTATTCGGCGTACATGAACCCGCAGCAGGCCAACCAGTTCAAGGCGGATCTCCAGTCCAAGTTCACCGGAATCGGGGCGGAAGTCACCATGAAGAACGGCCGGGTGACGGTGGTGTCACCCATCAAGGGTTCTCCGGCCGAGAAAGCGGGCATCCGTCCGGAGGACCAGGTGCTCAAGGTGAACGGAGAAAGCTTGGAAGGGTTGGATCTGACGGAAGCGGTGAGCAAGATCCGCGGCCCGAAAGGGAGCAAAGCCGTTCTGGAGATCTCGAGGCCGGGCGAGCGGGAGCTTTTGCACATCACCGTGATCCGGGACGAGATTTCCCTTCAGACCGTGGAAGCGAAAATGCTGGACGGAAAGATCGGCTGGATCGCCATCTCGCAGTTCTCCGAAAGTACGGCCGATGACTTCGCGAAAGAGCTCAAATCCCTGGAGAGCCAGGGAATGAAAGGCCTCGTGATCGACGTCCGCGGCAATCCGGGCGGGCTGTTGAACGTGGTTCTGGACATGGGACAACAGCTGTTGCCCAAGGGCAAAACGATCATGATGGTGGAGGAAGGCAGCGGAAAGCGGACGGTATACAAGGCCGGTTCCGTCCGCGGCAGCAAAAATCCCGGGATCGACGAAGCCAAGCCGTATCCGATCGCCGTTCTGACCGACAAGGGAAGTGCCAGCGCGTCCGAGATCCTGGCAGCCGCCCTCCGGGAGTCGGGGAACTATCCGGTGGTGGGAGAAACCAGCTTCGGCAAGGGAACCGTCCAGACCACGATGGATTTCAACGACGGAAGCAACCTCAAACTCACCATGGCCAAATGGCTCACTCCGAACGGAAATTGGGTGGACCAGCAAAAAGGAACCAAGGGCATCAAACCGGATGTGGCCGTGAAACCGCGGGAATTCGCCACGGCCGTGCCGCCGCATCCCTCCAAGCCGCTCAAACGGGATGACAACTCGACCGACGTGAAGAACATGCAAATCATTCTGGATGCATTGGGCTTTGCTCCGGGCCGGACGGACGGCTATTTCGACGCGAAGACCGAAGGAGCCGTGAAGGCGTTCCAGAAGACGCACAACCTTTCGCAGAGCGGTCAGTTGGACGCCGCCTCCGCGGAGAAGCTGCGCGAGGAATTCATCGCCTTGCTGCGGGATCCCGCCAGTGACGTGCAACTGCAGGTGGCGGTTCAGCTCGTGATGAAAAAGAGCGGGCCTTGA
- the ftsX gene encoding permease-like cell division protein FtsX, translated as MKIDTLMRHFREAYRGVRRNTWMSFAAISAVAVTLFIFGIFLVFAFNVRYMAAELDKQMAVRVALKMELTNDQQNDVVEQVKKMPGVKNAEFIPKAQGLRQMKEQWGKEGDEVFKGLEGNNNPLPDLILVHPANPKELPELAKKLEGIPGVDNAEAGGDVTERLLNASSWFRNIVLVFGLGLAILAAFLISNTIKLTIIARKREIEIMRLVGASNWFIRWPFFIEGAFIGMAGAVFPIILVLATYQVIYSALGGDEASSILKMMPMLSLSAYVAVSIFALGMAIGVWGSILSVRRFLKI; from the coding sequence ATGAAGATTGATACATTGATGCGCCATTTCCGTGAAGCATATCGCGGGGTACGCCGCAATACCTGGATGAGTTTCGCGGCGATCAGTGCCGTGGCGGTGACGCTGTTCATTTTCGGGATTTTTCTGGTGTTTGCGTTCAACGTCCGGTACATGGCCGCCGAGCTGGACAAGCAGATGGCGGTCCGGGTCGCGCTCAAGATGGAATTGACGAACGATCAACAAAATGACGTGGTCGAACAGGTCAAAAAGATGCCCGGCGTGAAAAACGCCGAATTCATCCCCAAAGCGCAGGGCCTTCGCCAGATGAAGGAACAGTGGGGCAAAGAGGGGGATGAAGTGTTCAAGGGGCTGGAAGGGAACAACAACCCGCTGCCGGACCTGATTCTGGTTCACCCGGCGAATCCCAAGGAGCTGCCCGAGCTGGCGAAAAAACTGGAGGGCATTCCGGGAGTCGACAATGCGGAAGCCGGCGGTGACGTGACCGAACGATTGCTCAACGCATCCAGCTGGTTCCGGAACATCGTGCTGGTGTTCGGACTTGGGCTTGCCATCCTGGCCGCGTTCCTGATCTCCAACACCATTAAACTGACCATCATTGCCCGGAAACGGGAAATCGAGATCATGCGTCTCGTCGGTGCGAGCAACTGGTTCATCCGCTGGCCGTTCTTCATCGAAGGAGCCTTCATCGGGATGGCCGGTGCCGTGTTCCCGATCATTCTGGTTCTTGCCACCTATCAGGTGATCTACAGCGCGCTGGGAGGCGACGAAGCGTCTTCCATCCTGAAAATGATGCCGATGCTGTCCCTCAGCGCCTATGTGGCCGTCTCCATTTTTGCGCTGGGCATGGCCATCGGAGTGTGGGGTTCGATTCTGTCCGTCCGACGCTTCCTGAAAATCTGA
- a CDS encoding M23 family metallopeptidase, giving the protein MRRKWIAASVAAVLLISGVTVPGAHAESNVRKQVKELRSKKKTLLDEIEATTEKERALKREMREIEEEVEKLKKENEPQIQRFLQYQEEAKKYEESFKRKLVQMYVQGETNYLVRLLEAPSFDQFLQRFEILRILTKRDHDTWTRYAEQVEKMKKEYGKVFANLEQQDKLMKEYHKKLDELLKEKAKTQKDLENLEHQLEMHEDVITQINLEEWRNGSLKFSYIGPLSYPSKSRMTSRFGSRDLNRDGKYEFHAGIDFGGPYGVPIYAAADGVVVGNEAVRGYGWLITIYHGHKNGVPLFTRYAHMEPGQVKVRLGQEVKRGDQIASVGNNGKSTGPHLHFEVRLGHGQNAVDPMNYLAR; this is encoded by the coding sequence ATGAGAAGAAAATGGATTGCGGCATCCGTGGCGGCGGTACTGTTGATATCGGGGGTGACCGTTCCGGGAGCCCATGCGGAGTCCAATGTACGAAAACAGGTCAAGGAACTCCGTTCGAAAAAGAAAACCTTGCTCGACGAGATTGAAGCCACCACGGAAAAAGAACGCGCGCTGAAAAGGGAAATGCGGGAGATCGAGGAAGAAGTCGAGAAGCTGAAAAAGGAGAACGAGCCTCAGATCCAGCGGTTCCTCCAGTACCAGGAGGAAGCCAAGAAATACGAAGAGAGCTTCAAGCGAAAACTGGTTCAGATGTATGTGCAGGGCGAAACCAACTATCTGGTCCGCCTGTTGGAGGCACCGTCGTTTGATCAGTTTTTGCAACGCTTTGAGATTCTCCGGATCCTGACGAAGCGGGACCACGATACCTGGACCCGCTATGCGGAACAAGTGGAAAAAATGAAAAAAGAGTACGGCAAAGTGTTTGCCAACCTGGAACAACAGGACAAACTGATGAAAGAATACCACAAGAAGCTGGACGAATTGCTCAAAGAAAAAGCCAAAACCCAAAAAGACCTGGAAAATCTGGAACATCAGCTGGAGATGCACGAAGACGTCATCACCCAGATCAACCTGGAGGAATGGCGCAACGGCTCCTTGAAGTTTTCTTACATCGGGCCGCTCAGTTATCCGTCAAAATCCCGCATGACCTCCAGATTCGGCAGCCGGGACCTGAACCGTGACGGAAAGTATGAATTCCATGCCGGCATCGACTTTGGCGGGCCTTACGGCGTTCCCATTTATGCGGCCGCGGACGGAGTGGTGGTCGGCAATGAAGCGGTCAGGGGTTACGGTTGGCTGATCACGATCTATCACGGGCACAAAAACGGAGTACCGTTGTTTACCCGATATGCCCATATGGAACCCGGGCAGGTCAAAGTGAGGCTCGGTCAGGAAGTGAAACGTGGCGATCAGATCGCCTCCGTCGGCAACAACGGGAAATCCACCGGACCGCATTTGCACTTCGAAGTGCGCCTCGGACATGGACAAAATGCCGTAGATCCAATGAATTATCTTGCACGCTGA
- the argH gene encoding argininosuccinate lyase, producing the protein MKLWGGRFSKPTDRWVEEFNASIPFDKELFEEDIQGSIAHADMLGKCGILTPEEAETIISGLHTVREKIRSGVAKFRIEHEDIHMNIEKLLTEEIGPLGGKLHTARSRNDQVAVDMHLYVRKVTVEIVRLLLDLQDALLEQAEAHVDTVLPGYTHLQRAQPVRFAHHLLAYVSMFERDIERLTDSWKRVNTCPLGAGAIAGTTFPIDRRMTARALGFERIYDNSMDAVSDRDYLVEFLSIASLVMVHLSRLSEELILWSAEEFGYVTLDDAYCTGSSMMPQKKNPDIPELVRGKTGRVFGHLTALLTTLKALPLTYNKDMQEDKEGVFDTVRTLTGCLSLTASLVRTMKVNADVMRKNAESGFANATDLADYLVRRGLPFRQAHEITGKLVLHAIRQGKVLTELTPGEFREHSPLIGEDVYDALSVDKVVEARDSEGGTSRKQVLATLAAKREQLEKNREWLAMRASGA; encoded by the coding sequence ATGAAACTCTGGGGCGGGCGCTTTTCCAAACCGACGGATCGCTGGGTGGAGGAATTTAACGCCTCCATCCCGTTCGACAAGGAATTGTTCGAGGAAGACATCCAAGGCAGCATCGCGCACGCCGACATGCTCGGAAAGTGCGGGATCCTCACCCCGGAAGAAGCGGAGACCATCATCTCCGGTTTGCACACCGTGCGCGAAAAAATCCGCTCCGGCGTGGCGAAGTTCCGGATCGAGCATGAAGACATTCACATGAACATCGAAAAACTGCTCACCGAAGAAATCGGGCCGCTCGGCGGAAAATTGCACACGGCCCGCAGCCGGAACGACCAGGTGGCGGTGGACATGCACCTGTACGTCCGCAAAGTGACGGTCGAGATCGTCCGGCTTCTCCTCGACTTGCAGGACGCGCTCTTGGAGCAGGCGGAAGCCCACGTGGACACCGTGTTGCCGGGGTACACCCACCTCCAGCGGGCTCAACCGGTCCGGTTTGCCCATCATCTGTTGGCATACGTCTCCATGTTTGAACGGGACATCGAGCGGCTGACCGACAGCTGGAAACGGGTGAACACCTGCCCGCTCGGAGCGGGTGCGATCGCCGGCACCACCTTTCCGATCGACCGGCGAATGACGGCTCGGGCGCTCGGATTCGAACGGATCTACGACAACAGCATGGATGCCGTCAGCGACCGGGACTATCTGGTGGAATTTTTGTCGATCGCTTCGCTGGTGATGGTCCACCTCTCCCGCTTGTCCGAGGAGTTGATCCTCTGGTCGGCCGAAGAGTTCGGTTACGTCACCCTGGACGATGCTTACTGCACCGGCAGCAGCATGATGCCCCAAAAGAAAAATCCCGACATTCCGGAACTGGTCCGGGGAAAGACCGGGCGCGTATTCGGCCATCTCACGGCCCTGCTCACCACGCTCAAAGCATTGCCGCTCACCTACAACAAGGACATGCAGGAAGACAAGGAAGGCGTCTTTGACACGGTGCGAACGCTGACCGGGTGCCTCTCGCTGACCGCCTCCCTGGTGCGCACGATGAAGGTGAACGCGGATGTGATGCGCAAAAACGCGGAATCGGGATTCGCCAACGCGACGGATCTGGCCGATTATCTGGTTCGCCGGGGCTTGCCGTTCCGGCAGGCGCATGAGATCACCGGCAAACTGGTGTTGCATGCCATCCGCCAAGGGAAGGTGCTCACCGAATTGACGCCGGGGGAATTCCGGGAGCATTCCCCGCTCATCGGTGAGGACGTGTACGATGCGTTGTCCGTGGACAAGGTGGTGGAGGCCAGGGACAGCGAGGGAGGAACTTCCCGCAAACAGGTGCTGGCAACGCTCGCAGCCAAGCGGGAACAGTTGGAAAAGAATCGGGAATGGCTGGCGATGCGGGCTTCCGGAGCCTGA